In Sphingobacterium zeae, one genomic interval encodes:
- a CDS encoding PKD domain-containing protein, producing MKMKLVKYSFYILLLFTCLGCSKEKEVVVVEKPQLPNPVSAFSTKQVAKDDPFTFEFTNQSTDYSETRWSFGDDSTSSKVSPQHTFLNTGNFTVKLKVLNENGDWAQREEVIKIDAEKLIRFNATKNGTGKLILAYDSDIAVQAVTWSKMTDKDKYVQVSDKAKADISIEIGKFETYQLRVKTPKGSQIVITKMLTDLGIVKDWTNIDNTFRISQDNSSGPDAGEGSKKLIDNDITTKLFVGGYQPGMYWQFAFYQPQTINGYTITTGNDAPERDPKDWEIQASDNGETWVTLSTVTGYSFGTTSADRRKSVNFSFTNAKPYSYYRYVLKAVSSGSNFQISEFRLLELPK from the coding sequence ATGAAGATGAAATTAGTAAAATACAGTTTTTATATTCTTTTACTGTTTACCTGTCTAGGTTGCAGTAAAGAAAAGGAAGTAGTAGTAGTAGAAAAACCTCAGCTACCCAATCCGGTGTCAGCTTTCTCTACAAAACAGGTTGCCAAGGATGATCCTTTTACTTTTGAATTTACAAATCAGTCAACGGATTATAGCGAAACGCGCTGGAGTTTTGGCGATGACAGCACCTCGTCAAAGGTTTCGCCACAACATACCTTTTTAAATACGGGTAATTTTACAGTCAAACTTAAAGTGCTCAACGAGAATGGAGATTGGGCGCAACGTGAAGAAGTTATCAAAATTGATGCTGAAAAATTAATTCGATTCAATGCGACAAAGAATGGAACTGGTAAGCTGATTTTGGCATACGACAGCGACATAGCAGTACAGGCAGTCACTTGGTCAAAGATGACTGATAAAGATAAGTATGTGCAAGTTTCTGATAAGGCAAAAGCAGATATTTCTATTGAAATCGGTAAATTTGAGACCTATCAACTTCGTGTTAAAACTCCGAAAGGTTCGCAGATCGTTATTACAAAGATGCTGACAGATCTGGGAATTGTAAAAGACTGGACAAATATTGACAATACTTTTCGAATTTCTCAGGACAATTCCAGTGGTCCTGATGCGGGCGAAGGTTCGAAAAAATTAATCGACAACGACATTACTACGAAACTTTTTGTCGGTGGATATCAGCCCGGTATGTATTGGCAGTTTGCATTCTATCAACCCCAAACGATCAATGGTTATACCATAACAACCGGAAATGATGCTCCGGAAAGAGATCCGAAAGATTGGGAAATACAGGCATCCGACAATGGAGAAACTTGGGTAACATTAAGCACGGTCACAGGTTATAGCTTTGGTACTACTTCAGCAGATAGAAGAAAGTCCGTTAATTTCTCTTTTACGAACGCAAAACCTTATAGTTATTACAGGTATGTTTTAAAAGCGGTATCCTCTGGGTCAAATTTCCAAATAAGTGAATTTAGGCTTTTGGAACTACCAAAGTAA
- a CDS encoding discoidin domain-containing protein produces MKRLFYYITIILFLSQLLACSKDNLEVFNLREGAPAQVIAEGGGNNLIKTNDYVQVPMKVKLSSPASKTFDVEIQLNTDTVNKLIQSGTLKEVVTLPNSAFSFPNIVKFQYGADTTSFLLTISRTEIERVYGKKFALSYKLSNPGKGNQLGNPSSVIVTMDSKNLLTATDIHYLSITNSPGNIILASDHNNYNTTPSGIEIPIGVSLASFPSKFFYVEVRGTTDSISNWITQKKVPANTIGLQENEYALPSRVQVLGNKSAAAFNISIPWDVITKNKDKFLAVTVYLKDPTLHVINPLKNYTTILIDCAKVVEFDVTGEATLSVNRDNNGGASAGEGSLKFVDDLTSTKFLQSAFTGDLQCTLTFTRTLKIGAYTLTSGNDAIERDPKSWFLEGSLDGKNWVTIDTRTNESFPNRIQTRRFNVQKPGIYKFYRLNITENVGSSLFQCSEWRMIEFL; encoded by the coding sequence ATGAAAAGACTATTTTATTATATAACGATCATTTTGTTCTTAAGTCAATTGTTGGCTTGTTCAAAAGATAATTTAGAGGTATTTAATTTACGGGAGGGTGCTCCTGCTCAAGTTATCGCTGAAGGTGGAGGCAATAATCTGATCAAAACAAATGATTATGTACAGGTTCCGATGAAGGTAAAATTGAGTAGTCCTGCGTCAAAGACCTTTGATGTTGAAATTCAATTGAATACCGATACGGTGAACAAATTAATCCAATCAGGAACACTAAAAGAGGTGGTTACACTCCCCAATTCGGCATTTTCTTTTCCGAATATCGTGAAATTTCAATATGGTGCGGATACCACCTCCTTTTTATTAACGATTTCGCGAACAGAGATCGAACGTGTTTACGGTAAGAAGTTTGCGTTGTCCTATAAATTATCCAATCCTGGAAAAGGTAATCAGCTGGGAAATCCCAGTAGCGTAATTGTAACGATGGACTCAAAGAATTTGCTGACAGCAACAGATATCCATTATCTTTCGATAACAAATTCACCTGGCAATATTATTTTAGCAAGCGATCATAACAATTACAATACTACACCTTCAGGAATCGAGATACCAATCGGCGTTTCGTTAGCATCCTTTCCAAGTAAATTTTTTTATGTTGAAGTGCGAGGTACAACTGATTCAATTTCAAATTGGATAACGCAGAAAAAGGTTCCCGCGAATACGATCGGTTTACAGGAAAATGAATACGCACTTCCTTCACGCGTGCAGGTGCTGGGGAATAAATCGGCGGCGGCCTTCAATATATCGATTCCTTGGGATGTTATTACCAAAAATAAAGATAAGTTTCTCGCTGTAACAGTCTATTTAAAGGATCCTACCCTGCATGTGATCAATCCGCTGAAAAACTATACCACGATTTTAATTGATTGCGCAAAAGTTGTTGAATTTGATGTAACGGGAGAAGCAACACTATCGGTAAACCGGGATAATAATGGTGGTGCAAGTGCGGGTGAAGGTAGCTTAAAATTTGTGGACGACCTCACGAGTACCAAATTTTTACAAAGTGCATTTACGGGCGATCTGCAGTGTACATTGACGTTCACGCGAACGCTGAAAATTGGGGCATATACACTTACATCCGGAAATGATGCGATCGAGCGTGACCCAAAAAGCTGGTTTCTTGAGGGATCGTTAGATGGTAAGAACTGGGTTACGATTGACACACGAACAAATGAGAGTTTCCCGAATAGAATTCAGACACGAAGATTTAATGTCCAAAAGCCGGGTATTTACAAATTTTATCGTCTAAATATTACAGAAAATGTTGGGAGTAGCTTATTTCAATGTTCTGAATGGAGGATGATTGAATTTTTATAG
- a CDS encoding DUF4983 domain-containing protein, translating to MRSQANFKNIGRWLMSLIILSISISCNDEFGRLLPDNEGQQDTVDLVYGKPKVLMLIVDGARGESVRTANIPTMNGLLNHSIYSWVSLSEEHDDATAMGADLASIITGVNQNKHLVIGDNFKNNNFQTFPTVYTRVAANMKNPEFKVYSSSKLFVENLAPVAVAKLESTDEEVVNSVKEGLKQPELTLLTAHFTAVDKAGKASAYDNSSAVYKSAIENFDKQVGEVIQALVQRPAFKKENWLVIITSSKGGPFEIPPAQNDNTIFSNPNVNTFTIFYSPKYNSRYINKPYLGSRFSGDFLRFKGGVYAELTEGDNPVFDLGDKEEFTIELKVKKNKGPNNTYKFSNYPSFIGKREKWESGAPTNGWVMAFKDKDDYWMFNGRGPNGSGEVNGPKLNNATWNNVTIVGALTSEGKRILKTYTNGLPGNEMDISSWGTISSPAKFRLGLLNGGSSWNQGDYYLADVRFWKVALPLAVITQYNCQVGVSEEHPYYPNLAANWPIVGTVTDGVLYDDGPYGNTLKMGNSTYEISKLNDFLCAPSVETISTLVPKNTDITAQIFSWLQIARQENWQLDGRVWVDK from the coding sequence ATGAGATCTCAAGCTAATTTTAAAAATATAGGCCGCTGGCTAATGTCTTTGATTATATTATCAATTTCCATATCGTGTAATGATGAATTCGGACGCCTGTTGCCTGATAATGAGGGGCAACAAGATACCGTTGACCTAGTATATGGCAAGCCAAAAGTACTCATGCTCATCGTGGACGGAGCAAGGGGAGAGTCTGTCCGGACGGCAAATATTCCAACGATGAATGGATTGCTCAACCATTCGATTTATTCCTGGGTTTCGTTAAGCGAGGAGCATGACGATGCAACTGCTATGGGCGCCGATCTAGCCAGTATTATCACTGGGGTGAACCAAAATAAACATTTGGTCATTGGTGATAATTTTAAGAACAATAATTTTCAGACCTTTCCAACAGTCTATACACGGGTCGCTGCAAATATGAAGAACCCTGAATTCAAAGTCTATAGCAGTTCTAAACTATTTGTTGAAAATCTTGCTCCTGTTGCGGTAGCTAAGTTGGAGAGTACCGACGAGGAGGTTGTCAATAGTGTTAAGGAAGGGTTAAAGCAACCGGAATTAACCTTGTTGACTGCCCATTTCACAGCTGTTGATAAGGCCGGAAAGGCCAGCGCCTATGACAATAGCAGCGCTGTTTATAAATCCGCCATAGAAAATTTCGATAAGCAGGTAGGGGAAGTTATTCAGGCCTTGGTGCAACGCCCAGCTTTTAAAAAAGAGAACTGGCTGGTTATCATCACTTCGAGTAAAGGAGGGCCTTTTGAAATTCCTCCTGCGCAGAATGACAATACAATTTTTAGTAATCCAAATGTGAATACCTTCACTATCTTTTACTCACCTAAATATAATTCAAGGTATATCAATAAACCTTACTTGGGCAGTCGCTTTTCGGGAGATTTTCTAAGATTTAAAGGCGGTGTCTACGCAGAGTTAACCGAAGGTGATAATCCTGTTTTCGATCTTGGTGATAAAGAAGAATTTACCATTGAATTAAAAGTTAAGAAGAATAAGGGGCCAAATAACACATACAAATTTTCTAATTATCCATCTTTTATCGGCAAACGTGAGAAATGGGAATCAGGTGCACCAACAAATGGATGGGTAATGGCTTTTAAAGATAAAGATGATTATTGGATGTTCAACGGGCGCGGCCCGAACGGAAGTGGTGAGGTAAATGGTCCTAAATTGAACAACGCAACCTGGAATAATGTGACTATAGTCGGAGCCCTCACAAGCGAAGGTAAACGTATTTTGAAAACCTATACAAACGGTCTCCCGGGAAATGAGATGGACATAAGTTCGTGGGGAACGATTAGCAGTCCAGCGAAATTTAGGTTGGGGCTTTTAAATGGAGGAAGCAGTTGGAACCAAGGTGACTACTACCTGGCTGATGTGCGATTTTGGAAAGTAGCCTTGCCTTTGGCCGTCATTACGCAGTACAATTGTCAGGTTGGAGTAAGTGAAGAACATCCCTATTATCCGAATCTTGCTGCCAATTGGCCTATTGTTGGAACGGTTACTGATGGTGTACTTTATGACGATGGGCCTTATGGAAATACCTTAAAGATGGGCAATTCCACGTATGAAATTTCTAAGCTGAACGATTTTCTTTGCGCTCCTTCTGTTGAAACAATAAGTACGTTAGTACCGAAAAACACTGATATAACCGCTCAGATATTTAGCTGGTTACAAATTGCGCGACAAGAGAATTGGCAATTAGATGGACGAGTTTGGGTTGATAAGTAA
- a CDS encoding DUF5008 domain-containing protein, producing MYNTIWKYTALLFFIALFLGCNKNNRMFSAPYEEGLPPLGIEINPTDKMQPESGKTGVETIMRIKGLDKYKDKAIIRFNGEKAQVVELTADYVKLKVPPFASTGVLSVAIDDIVFFGPQFTVLGNVSIDQTFQVGVGTNNTVSDVLFLEDGKMIFTGSFTNYNNKGSIRPINRLVRTFADGTYDASFRIGTGANNSLNSILKLGNYYFLAGSFSGYGQRNSDISNLTRIYTTGAIDTMGIKPFRRPGQSDTLKYYPTFNGGFDGNIGNIYESEGKILATGNFRYYIHRTYDKPNRLETRDTIILDSTEIRHVARLNLDGSLDKSFRFGADGKAMAGGNGAVATVYHTSGALKGKIVVYGSFNRFDGQPKGYITRLNADGTLDDTFNPGGVGADYNVSSVTYNSVTDKYMIVGDFSKYNGVSAIKVIMLNANGTVDQSFQAKTFEGGSPFYAMQLNGGLIVVSGDFSRYSNIARNGFMILNPNGELNGDYNTSGYFSGYINKVVETKTEDGKRALLLMGFFNRFNNEEVHNLIRIKLEQ from the coding sequence ATGTACAATACGATTTGGAAATATACAGCCCTATTGTTCTTTATTGCTCTTTTTTTGGGTTGTAATAAGAACAATAGGATGTTTTCAGCTCCATACGAGGAGGGGCTTCCGCCATTGGGTATAGAAATTAATCCAACCGATAAAATGCAACCCGAATCGGGTAAAACAGGAGTCGAGACCATCATGCGAATTAAAGGCTTGGATAAGTATAAAGATAAGGCTATCATTCGATTTAACGGCGAAAAAGCACAGGTCGTCGAGCTAACGGCAGATTATGTAAAGTTGAAAGTTCCACCTTTTGCCAGTACGGGAGTGCTTTCTGTTGCCATTGACGATATTGTATTTTTTGGGCCACAATTTACGGTTTTAGGAAATGTATCTATCGATCAGACTTTTCAAGTGGGGGTAGGAACAAATAATACCGTTTCTGATGTTCTTTTTTTGGAAGATGGTAAAATGATCTTTACAGGGTCATTTACAAATTATAATAATAAAGGGTCGATACGGCCTATTAATCGTCTCGTCAGAACTTTTGCAGATGGAACGTATGATGCAAGCTTTCGTATAGGTACAGGCGCTAATAATTCGCTGAATAGCATTCTCAAACTAGGGAATTATTACTTTTTGGCAGGTTCTTTTTCAGGATATGGACAGCGAAATTCAGATATCAGCAATCTGACGCGAATTTACACCACCGGAGCGATTGATACCATGGGCATTAAACCATTCCGACGCCCGGGGCAAAGTGATACGTTGAAGTATTATCCGACATTTAACGGTGGGTTTGATGGCAATATCGGCAATATATACGAGTCGGAGGGGAAAATTTTAGCAACGGGGAATTTTAGATATTACATCCATCGCACTTATGATAAGCCCAATCGGTTGGAAACAAGGGATACGATTATCCTAGATAGTACCGAAATCAGACATGTTGCCCGTTTGAATCTAGATGGATCGTTGGATAAGTCCTTCAGGTTTGGGGCAGACGGCAAAGCAATGGCTGGTGGAAATGGAGCGGTAGCCACTGTATATCATACCAGTGGGGCCTTAAAAGGCAAAATTGTAGTATATGGCTCCTTCAATAGGTTCGACGGCCAACCAAAAGGATATATAACACGGTTGAATGCGGATGGAACATTGGACGATACATTTAATCCTGGTGGAGTTGGAGCAGACTACAATGTCTCCTCGGTTACTTATAATAGTGTAACAGATAAATACATGATCGTTGGAGACTTTAGTAAATATAACGGTGTATCGGCAATAAAAGTTATTATGTTGAATGCAAATGGAACCGTGGACCAAAGTTTCCAGGCCAAAACGTTTGAAGGTGGAAGTCCTTTCTATGCGATGCAGTTAAATGGCGGATTAATTGTTGTTTCCGGAGATTTTTCGCGCTATAGTAATATTGCCCGAAATGGTTTTATGATCCTGAATCCCAACGGTGAATTGAATGGAGATTATAATACTTCTGGTTATTTCTCTGGTTATATCAATAAAGTTGTTGAGACAAAAACAGAGGATGGTAAACGCGCATTACTTTTAATGGGCTTTTTTAACCGGTTTAATAATGAAGAAGTACATAATCTGATTCGGATTAAATTGGAACAGTAA
- a CDS encoding fasciclin domain-containing protein, whose protein sequence is MRKAKIIGYASLTMLLFAIVSCKKDAYYKDGGLAQAKFDGSIMDYLDSKPREFDSIAKIIRLAGLEEDFKTKEFTFFAPRDENIKKMIGQAKSNVPGNQSSVNWLLYDLGRDTIKTLADVDSTIWRKYLLRYMFNNKRKLMDYPQIDFDLLNVYKGQNYTSFANTVSNIGVVYNDAINDSDKNNITRLKYMGYRQLYISYIPDISRPNDWRSCPVASSDIQPDNGVVHVIDYTKAQFGFNQSDILLDILESKR, encoded by the coding sequence ATGAGAAAAGCTAAGATAATAGGATATGCGTCGCTAACGATGTTACTGTTTGCCATAGTATCATGCAAAAAGGATGCATATTATAAAGATGGTGGATTGGCACAGGCAAAATTTGATGGCTCTATAATGGATTATCTGGATTCCAAACCGCGGGAATTTGATTCGATTGCCAAAATTATTAGGTTGGCAGGTTTAGAAGAAGATTTTAAGACCAAGGAATTTACTTTTTTTGCCCCGAGAGATGAGAATATAAAGAAGATGATCGGTCAAGCTAAGTCAAATGTGCCCGGCAATCAATCTAGCGTGAACTGGCTGCTTTATGATTTGGGGCGCGATACCATCAAAACATTGGCAGACGTAGATAGTACTATTTGGCGTAAATATTTATTGCGTTATATGTTCAATAATAAGCGAAAATTGATGGATTATCCACAGATTGATTTTGATTTGCTAAATGTTTATAAAGGGCAAAATTACACCTCATTTGCAAATACAGTTTCTAACATAGGTGTTGTCTATAACGATGCCATAAACGACTCTGACAAGAATAATATTACCCGGTTGAAATATATGGGATATAGACAATTATATATTTCATACATTCCAGATATCAGCAGGCCAAACGACTGGCGTTCATGTCCCGTTGCATCATCAGATATCCAGCCGGATAATGGGGTTGTCCATGTAATTGATTATACCAAAGCGCAGTTTGGATTCAATCAGAGTGATATTCTGTTAGATATATTAGAAAGTAAGCGTTAA
- a CDS encoding RagB/SusD family nutrient uptake outer membrane protein yields the protein MKTKRNIGRIAVVICLCTTVMIGCKKFLTVEPIDRLTGNNFYQSKEDVESNIARIYSQFFEKLNESWVVGAIGEARSGEIFPSPTSGTNRMILRDLGTNDMNAVYNNTLSGGRSSGYAMYQVSIWDTYYKVIQSCNILIAKLDEGISGLSAADKDRYKAEATFMRCLSYFWMVRLYGDVVYYTDAYFAKQLPREDMVSVISKSIADLESVKDMMPWTFGEASQRGARASRGSIIALLMHMKMWNANFDSANATKYYESVASLGKELRASGVHHLYKLTPEEWAKVSKGRTEESLFEFYRTINYNDQNNDYAPLWDHFLRWPYKFPRYNQQFSIAYYSSIFMYRIYPLNGPADKRKDLWYEDMYANDGSFVLKKFAANVFASGNEDSNPDNTFMIFRYADALLLEAEALANLGGARESEAISVLNIVRDRAEAPRYAGGGTDLKNFIFEERCRELIGEGVRYFDLIRTRRILNPQWTMNPMTIDQYNRRAWTWPLDASAKNFNSKIVLNDYWTGGN from the coding sequence ATGAAAACAAAAAGAAATATAGGAAGAATAGCTGTTGTCATATGTCTATGTACAACCGTCATGATAGGCTGTAAGAAATTTTTGACTGTAGAGCCGATAGATAGACTTACGGGTAACAATTTCTATCAGTCTAAAGAAGATGTAGAATCAAATATAGCACGTATTTATAGCCAGTTTTTCGAAAAACTGAACGAGTCTTGGGTAGTTGGTGCTATTGGCGAGGCGAGGTCTGGAGAAATTTTTCCCTCTCCTACATCCGGAACTAATCGTATGATACTTCGCGATTTGGGAACAAATGATATGAATGCAGTGTATAACAATACATTAAGTGGTGGTAGGTCAAGTGGTTATGCCATGTATCAGGTGTCTATCTGGGATACCTATTATAAAGTGATTCAGAGCTGTAATATTTTAATAGCCAAATTGGATGAGGGAATCTCCGGGTTATCTGCTGCAGATAAAGACCGCTATAAAGCCGAAGCTACTTTTATGCGTTGTCTAAGTTACTTCTGGATGGTACGTCTGTATGGCGATGTGGTTTACTACACGGATGCATATTTCGCAAAGCAACTCCCCCGTGAGGATATGGTTTCTGTTATTAGTAAAAGTATCGCCGACTTGGAATCTGTTAAAGATATGATGCCATGGACATTTGGGGAAGCCTCACAGCGTGGTGCGCGGGCAAGCCGAGGAAGCATTATCGCGCTGTTGATGCATATGAAGATGTGGAATGCGAATTTTGACTCGGCTAATGCAACGAAGTATTACGAAAGTGTAGCAAGTCTTGGAAAGGAGCTGCGTGCGAGTGGAGTCCATCATTTGTACAAACTTACCCCGGAAGAATGGGCTAAGGTCTCAAAAGGACGCACGGAAGAATCATTGTTTGAATTTTACCGAACAATCAATTATAATGATCAGAATAATGACTACGCACCTTTGTGGGATCATTTTTTACGTTGGCCATATAAATTTCCCCGTTACAATCAGCAGTTCAGTATTGCCTATTATTCCTCCATTTTTATGTATCGAATTTACCCGCTGAATGGCCCTGCAGACAAGCGCAAGGATCTCTGGTATGAGGATATGTATGCGAATGATGGATCATTTGTTTTAAAGAAATTTGCAGCCAATGTCTTTGCGTCAGGAAATGAAGACTCTAATCCAGACAATACATTTATGATCTTTCGTTATGCTGATGCGTTGTTATTAGAGGCTGAGGCCCTTGCTAATTTAGGTGGCGCGCGCGAGTCCGAGGCAATCTCAGTGCTTAATATAGTTCGAGATCGAGCTGAAGCCCCGCGCTATGCCGGTGGCGGTACTGATCTGAAGAATTTTATTTTCGAAGAGCGTTGTCGTGAATTGATCGGAGAAGGGGTGAGATATTTTGATCTGATCCGGACTCGAAGGATACTCAATCCACAATGGACCATGAATCCCATGACAATTGATCAGTATAACCGTCGTGCATGGACCTGGCCTTTGGATGCTTCGGCCAAAAATTTTAATTCAAAGATCGTGTTGAACGATTATTGGACAGGAGGAAATTAA